The following are encoded together in the Iodobacter fluviatilis genome:
- the cheZ gene encoding protein phosphatase CheZ: protein MNDHALNSGDSADLEALFDSISNKESEPEAPAPAPASAEVSPLAASSPPVTLTAEEMNDPARAMFSHIGQLTRKLHDTLKELGLDKSLEKAATDIPDARDRLSYIATLTEQAADRTLNALDFAKPIQDKISDDAKALGTQWDKLLANQLSVDEFKALVEKTRTHLNDTVTGSDQVSSKMLEIMMAQDFQDLTGQVIKKVLAMSKQMEAHLMDFLLLFSPQGTVVRHEALTVDGDASLLNGPVINPEGRTDVVANQGQVDDLLESLGF, encoded by the coding sequence GTGAACGATCATGCCCTAAATAGCGGAGATTCCGCTGACCTAGAAGCGCTATTCGATAGTATCTCCAATAAGGAGAGTGAACCGGAAGCCCCTGCCCCTGCTCCTGCCTCGGCTGAAGTTAGTCCACTGGCAGCAAGCAGCCCTCCGGTCACACTCACTGCTGAAGAGATGAACGATCCTGCTCGCGCTATGTTTTCACACATTGGGCAACTAACACGAAAATTACACGACACCCTAAAAGAACTCGGCTTAGATAAATCATTAGAGAAAGCTGCAACGGACATCCCCGATGCGCGTGACCGACTCTCTTATATCGCGACCTTAACCGAGCAAGCGGCAGATCGTACGCTCAATGCACTTGATTTTGCTAAACCCATCCAAGACAAAATCAGTGATGATGCAAAAGCACTCGGTACGCAATGGGATAAGCTTTTAGCAAACCAGTTATCTGTCGATGAGTTTAAAGCTTTGGTTGAAAAAACCAGAACACACTTAAACGACACCGTTACAGGCTCAGATCAAGTGAGCAGTAAGATGTTAGAAATTATGATGGCTCAAGATTTCCAAGATCTCACTGGGCAAGTCATTAAAAAAGTACTGGCTATGTCCAAGCAAATGGAAGCCCATCTGATGGACTTCTTGCTGCTGTTTTCTCCACAAGGCACCGTTGTTCGTCACGAGGCCCTGACAGTAGATGGTGACGCCTCCTTACTCAATGGCCCAGTTATTAATCCTGAAGGTCGTACGGATGTGGTGGCTAATCAAGGGCAAGTAGACGATTTGCTTGAGAGCTTGGGTTTCTAA
- the cheY gene encoding chemotaxis response regulator CheY, which yields MADSNLRILVVDDFSTMRRIVRNLLKELGFSNVDEAEDGQVALHKLKNGSFEFVVTDWNMPNMTGIELLRAIRADAQLKHLPVMMVTAEAKKENIIEAATAGANGYIVKPFTAATLDEKLKKVFANMSK from the coding sequence ATGGCAGATAGTAACCTGCGTATTTTAGTGGTGGATGATTTTTCCACAATGCGCCGTATTGTTCGTAACCTTTTGAAAGAACTAGGTTTTTCCAATGTTGACGAGGCAGAAGACGGCCAAGTTGCATTGCATAAGCTCAAAAATGGCTCTTTCGAATTTGTGGTTACCGATTGGAACATGCCGAACATGACTGGCATTGAGCTACTACGTGCAATTCGCGCAGATGCACAACTTAAACATCTACCGGTCATGATGGTGACGGCAGAGGCTAAAAAAGAAAACATTATTGAAGCGGCTACCGCTGGCGCAAATGGCTATATCGTAAAACCATTCACAGCTGCCACATTGGATGAAAAACTGAAGAAAGTTTTCGCCAATATGAGCAAGTAG
- a CDS encoding chemotaxis protein produces MSSNSSNLLESIDARTKLAGSNKMEILLFTLGTREIFGINVFKVREVSQTPKITKTPNMPLGVEGVLSLRGNIIPVIALATFVATQETPSAEATSTMIVTEFSKHTQAFLVHEVDRIIRVDWDKVRAPETMLAGNQQLITALTELPDGKLVSILDVEQILASVIGDPTIPDLQKAAINPETFMFFVDDSMVARKEIISVLDKIGVKYHQANNGREAWDKLQNLANRATHDGERLRDKLKMILVDAEMPEMDGYVLTKHIKSDNRFQGIPIVMHSSLSSNANRAMGSSVGVDAYVAKFDAVILADTITPLLVG; encoded by the coding sequence ATGTCAAGTAATTCGAGCAATTTACTTGAAAGCATTGATGCGCGAACCAAGCTAGCTGGTTCCAATAAAATGGAAATCCTGCTGTTTACCCTAGGCACGCGTGAAATATTTGGTATCAATGTGTTTAAAGTACGCGAAGTATCCCAAACACCAAAAATTACCAAGACTCCAAATATGCCCCTTGGTGTTGAAGGTGTTCTTTCTTTGCGTGGTAATATCATCCCCGTTATTGCACTAGCAACATTTGTAGCTACACAAGAAACGCCTTCAGCAGAAGCCACCAGCACCATGATTGTGACTGAATTCTCGAAGCACACTCAAGCCTTCCTCGTTCATGAAGTGGATCGTATTATTCGAGTTGATTGGGACAAGGTTCGTGCGCCAGAAACCATGCTGGCAGGTAATCAACAATTAATTACCGCCCTCACCGAACTACCCGATGGCAAGCTCGTATCCATCTTAGATGTAGAGCAAATTTTAGCCAGTGTGATTGGCGACCCCACGATTCCTGATTTACAAAAAGCGGCCATTAATCCTGAAACATTCATGTTTTTTGTGGATGATTCAATGGTGGCCCGCAAAGAAATTATTAGCGTACTTGATAAAATTGGTGTTAAGTATCACCAAGCTAATAATGGCCGTGAAGCATGGGATAAACTGCAAAACTTAGCGAATCGCGCCACACATGACGGCGAACGGCTGCGCGACAAACTAAAAATGATTTTAGTAGATGCTGAAATGCCAGAGATGGATGGCTATGTATTAACTAAGCACATTAAGTCTGATAATCGTTTCCAAGGTATTCCCATCGTAATGCATTCATCTTTATCTTCAAATGCAAACAGAGCGATGGGAAGCAGCGTTGGTGTCGACGCTTATGTGGCAAAATTTGACGCCGTCATTCTAGCCGACACAATCACCCCTCTGCTGGTTGGTTAA
- a CDS encoding chemotaxis protein, with amino-acid sequence MSDLLKNIDARTKLAGTNKLEILLFTLGQDERSGRRENFAINVFKVREVMRTPEITKAPDMPPSIEGMVSLRGVLVPVIDLARYAGIATTTRPEIMIVSEYNGHTQGFLVEAVDTILRLDWSQMRVPPDMLMSQMGGLVVAVTELPNNKLVMMMDVEKVLAESVPGSDKIDPESLIQDVSLASKTVFIADDSIVARRQIEMTLDAMHIKHISTINGKRAWEELQRLAQSADLQGKLVRDMVHLVLTDVEMPEMDGYMLTKLIKSDPRFAGIPVLMHSSLSGASNQKLGQSVGVDGYVAKFEAHRLSEAVANFLIKE; translated from the coding sequence GTGTCTGACTTATTAAAAAATATTGACGCTCGTACAAAGCTGGCTGGTACTAACAAGCTGGAAATCCTTTTATTTACTCTCGGGCAAGATGAGCGCTCTGGCCGACGAGAAAACTTTGCAATCAATGTGTTCAAAGTGCGCGAAGTCATGCGAACGCCGGAAATCACCAAAGCGCCAGATATGCCCCCTTCAATCGAAGGAATGGTGAGTTTGCGCGGAGTACTGGTTCCCGTCATTGATTTAGCACGCTACGCGGGTATTGCTACCACAACGCGCCCAGAAATCATGATTGTTTCTGAATATAACGGCCACACACAGGGTTTTTTAGTTGAAGCGGTTGACACCATTTTACGACTGGATTGGTCGCAAATGCGTGTACCTCCCGACATGCTAATGTCACAAATGGGCGGTTTAGTTGTTGCGGTAACCGAGCTTCCAAATAATAAGCTTGTAATGATGATGGACGTTGAAAAGGTACTGGCTGAATCTGTACCTGGCTCTGATAAAATCGACCCTGAGTCCTTAATTCAAGATGTTAGCTTAGCCTCAAAAACTGTTTTTATTGCTGATGATTCGATCGTTGCTCGCCGTCAAATTGAAATGACCTTAGATGCGATGCATATCAAACATATTTCTACCATTAATGGCAAGCGTGCTTGGGAAGAATTGCAGCGCCTCGCACAATCTGCAGATTTGCAGGGAAAATTAGTAAGAGACATGGTTCATTTGGTGCTCACCGACGTAGAAATGCCAGAAATGGATGGCTATATGCTCACCAAATTAATTAAGAGTGACCCACGTTTTGCAGGGATTCCAGTTTTAATGCACTCGTCATTATCTGGTGCCTCTAATCAAAAACTAGGGCAATCCGTTGGTGTTGATGGTTATGTTGCCAAATTTGAGGCGCATCGACTATCTGAAGCAGTTGCCAATTTCCTAATTAAAGAATAA